The following are encoded together in the Pseudoalteromonas ruthenica genome:
- the acnB gene encoding bifunctional aconitate hydratase 2/2-methylisocitrate dehydratase, producing MLQEYRKHVEERAAQGIVPAPLDAQQTADLIELIKNPPAGEEEFILDLLVNRVPPGVDDAAYVKAGFLAAVAKGETQTPLIDKEKAAELLGTMLGGYNIAPMVDLLDDDALAPIAVKGLSHTLLMFDAFYDVEEKAKAGNKYAQQVIESWANAEWFEKKPAVPEKISVTVFKVTGETNTDDLSPAPDAWSRPDIPLHALAMLKNERDGINPDKNGEVGPISQLEELKTKGLPLAYVGDVVGTGSSRKSATNSVLWFMGEDIPHVPNKRVGGVCLGGKIAPIFFNTMEDSGALPIELNVDDMNMGDQIDIYPYEGVVKRHGTDDVISTFELKSDVILDEVRAGGRIPLIVGRGLTDKARASLGMEPEDIFRKPKIITDSGKGFTLAQKMVGRACNMPGVRPGQYCEPKMTTVGSQDTTGPMTRDELKDLACLGFSADLTMQSFCHTSAYPKPIDVKTHHTLPDFIMNRGGVSLRPGDGVIHSWLNRMLLPDTVGTGGDSHTRFPLGISFPAGSGAVAFAAATGVMPLDMPESVLVRFKGEMQPGITLRDLVHAIPYYGIKEGLLTVEKKGKINEFSGRILEIEGVEHLTVEQAFELSDASAERSAAGCTVKLSRESIAEYLESNIVMLKWMISEGYGDVRTIERRIKAMEEWLANPELMEADKDADYKHVIEIDLAEIKEPILCAPNDPDDARLLSDVTGEKIDEVFIGSCMTNIGHFRAAGKLLDNYGGRLPTQLWVAPPTKMDRDQLTDEGYYGIFGRVGARIETPGCSLCMGNQARVADKATVVSTSTRNFPNRLGTGANVFLASAELAAVAAILGKLPTPQEYQEYAEKINATAADTYRYLNFHKMPQYTKKADEVIIQQAV from the coding sequence GTGCTTCAAGAATATCGTAAACATGTTGAAGAGCGTGCAGCCCAAGGTATTGTGCCTGCACCACTAGATGCTCAGCAAACAGCTGACTTAATCGAACTTATTAAGAACCCACCAGCCGGTGAAGAAGAATTCATTTTAGACTTACTTGTAAACCGTGTACCACCTGGTGTGGATGACGCGGCTTACGTAAAAGCAGGTTTCCTTGCTGCAGTTGCTAAAGGCGAAACGCAAACGCCACTTATTGATAAAGAAAAAGCAGCAGAGCTACTAGGTACTATGCTTGGCGGTTACAATATTGCGCCAATGGTAGACCTTCTTGATGACGACGCTTTAGCACCGATTGCCGTAAAGGGCTTGTCACACACTTTACTTATGTTCGACGCGTTTTATGACGTGGAAGAAAAAGCTAAAGCAGGTAATAAGTACGCGCAGCAAGTTATCGAGTCATGGGCAAATGCTGAGTGGTTTGAGAAAAAGCCAGCAGTACCAGAGAAAATCTCTGTTACCGTGTTCAAGGTAACCGGTGAGACTAACACCGATGACCTTTCTCCAGCTCCTGATGCGTGGTCACGTCCTGATATTCCATTGCATGCTTTGGCAATGCTGAAAAATGAGCGTGATGGCATTAACCCTGATAAAAACGGTGAAGTAGGTCCTATTTCACAGCTAGAAGAGCTAAAAACAAAAGGCTTACCACTTGCCTATGTAGGTGATGTTGTAGGTACTGGTTCTTCACGTAAATCAGCGACTAACTCAGTACTTTGGTTTATGGGTGAAGACATTCCTCACGTACCGAATAAGCGTGTTGGTGGTGTTTGTCTTGGCGGTAAAATTGCCCCTATTTTCTTCAACACCATGGAAGATTCGGGCGCGCTACCAATCGAGTTAAATGTTGATGACATGAATATGGGCGATCAAATCGATATTTACCCATATGAAGGTGTAGTGAAGCGTCACGGCACCGATGACGTGATCAGCACTTTTGAACTTAAATCAGACGTGATTCTTGACGAAGTGCGTGCTGGCGGTCGTATTCCACTGATTGTTGGTCGTGGCCTTACCGATAAAGCGCGTGCCTCATTGGGTATGGAACCGGAAGATATTTTCCGTAAGCCGAAGATCATCACCGACTCAGGTAAGGGCTTTACCCTAGCGCAGAAGATGGTTGGTCGCGCTTGTAACATGCCAGGTGTTCGCCCAGGCCAATACTGCGAGCCGAAGATGACTACCGTGGGTTCACAAGACACCACCGGTCCTATGACGCGTGATGAGCTTAAAGACTTAGCTTGCCTTGGTTTCTCTGCTGATTTAACCATGCAGTCTTTCTGCCACACTTCAGCCTACCCGAAACCAATCGATGTGAAAACGCACCACACGCTGCCTGATTTCATCATGAACCGTGGCGGTGTATCACTGCGCCCAGGCGATGGTGTTATTCACTCTTGGCTAAACCGTATGCTACTTCCAGATACAGTCGGTACGGGTGGTGACTCACACACCCGTTTCCCTCTGGGTATTTCATTCCCAGCGGGTTCTGGTGCGGTTGCGTTTGCAGCGGCGACTGGGGTTATGCCACTGGATATGCCTGAGTCTGTATTGGTGCGCTTTAAAGGTGAAATGCAGCCAGGTATCACGCTACGTGACCTCGTCCATGCTATTCCTTATTACGGCATCAAAGAGGGTCTGCTTACCGTTGAGAAGAAAGGTAAGATCAACGAATTCTCTGGCCGCATTCTTGAAATTGAAGGTGTTGAGCACCTTACTGTTGAGCAAGCATTCGAGCTCTCTGATGCATCAGCGGAGCGCAGTGCCGCTGGTTGTACCGTGAAGCTTAGCCGTGAATCAATCGCTGAATACCTAGAGTCAAACATTGTCATGTTGAAGTGGATGATCTCTGAAGGTTACGGCGATGTACGTACTATCGAGCGTCGTATTAAAGCGATGGAAGAGTGGCTTGCCAACCCAGAGCTAATGGAAGCGGACAAAGATGCAGACTATAAGCACGTGATTGAAATTGATCTTGCAGAGATCAAAGAGCCAATCCTGTGTGCGCCAAACGATCCAGATGATGCGCGTTTACTCTCTGACGTAACCGGTGAGAAAATCGACGAAGTATTCATCGGCTCATGTATGACTAACATCGGTCACTTCCGTGCCGCTGGTAAGCTTCTTGATAACTACGGCGGTCGTTTGCCAACTCAACTTTGGGTTGCGCCACCAACGAAAATGGACCGTGACCAGCTAACAGACGAAGGTTACTACGGTATCTTTGGCCGTGTCGGCGCTCGTATTGAAACACCAGGGTGTTCATTGTGTATGGGTAACCAAGCACGTGTTGCTGATAAAGCGACTGTGGTGTCTACCTCAACGCGTAACTTCCCGAACCGTTTAGGTACTGGTGCTAATGTATTCTTGGCTTCTGCTGAGCTTGCAGCGGTAGCGGCGATTTTGGGTAAGCTACCTACGCCTCAGGAATACCAAGAGTATGCCGAGAAGATCAATGCGACGGCGGCTGATACGTATCGCTACTTGAACTTCCATAAAATGCCTCAGTACACCAAAAAAGCGGATGAGGTCATCATCCAGCAAGCGGTGTAA
- a CDS encoding OmpA family protein has product MKIKSLSAAIVLAFATQGVMADEQTNPQEGLHIGVFGDYFWADWDRIDGAPVGTEIGESFGSGVEVGYRFNEYWTARLEFAALELDIENTDNHKTGERYGADVLYHFNDTVYGVLGAKKFDVYNDFNAANLGVGFRHHLTYNWAAYGEANYYEGLNQNHSDFGLKLGLSYHFGDKPQPKKVEPAPEPVVAPVVKEEPKDSDKDGVIDARDNCANTPMTDAVDENGCTRYMEKGDKVSLLVRFPHDNSDVNQRYFDDIQEVADFMKEYPKTTVLLEGHASAVGDAAYNKTLSKKRADHVANQLIDDGIAESRINTVGFGEERLLNDANTAQAHAQNRRVEAHISVTERVKVNRN; this is encoded by the coding sequence ATGAAAATCAAATCACTCTCTGCAGCTATTGTACTGGCTTTCGCAACTCAAGGCGTTATGGCTGACGAACAAACAAACCCGCAAGAAGGCCTCCATATTGGTGTTTTTGGGGATTATTTCTGGGCCGATTGGGACCGCATCGATGGTGCGCCTGTAGGCACTGAAATTGGCGAATCTTTTGGCTCAGGTGTTGAAGTGGGTTATCGCTTTAACGAATATTGGACTGCACGCTTAGAGTTCGCTGCACTCGAGCTTGATATTGAAAATACCGACAATCACAAAACCGGCGAGCGTTATGGTGCGGACGTACTATACCACTTTAACGATACCGTTTATGGTGTGTTGGGTGCTAAGAAGTTTGATGTTTATAACGACTTCAATGCGGCAAATTTAGGTGTGGGTTTTCGCCATCACCTAACTTATAACTGGGCTGCCTATGGTGAAGCAAATTACTACGAAGGCTTGAACCAAAACCACTCAGATTTCGGCCTTAAACTTGGTCTTAGCTATCACTTTGGTGATAAGCCGCAGCCGAAAAAAGTAGAGCCGGCGCCAGAGCCTGTTGTTGCTCCAGTAGTGAAAGAAGAGCCGAAAGACAGCGATAAAGATGGTGTTATTGATGCGCGAGATAATTGCGCAAATACACCTATGACCGATGCGGTGGATGAGAACGGCTGTACTCGTTACATGGAAAAAGGCGATAAAGTGAGCTTGTTAGTGCGCTTCCCGCATGATAACTCAGACGTAAACCAGCGTTACTTTGATGATATTCAAGAAGTGGCTGACTTTATGAAAGAGTATCCAAAAACCACAGTGCTATTGGAAGGTCACGCCTCTGCAGTGGGTGATGCCGCTTACAACAAAACGCTCTCTAAAAAGCGTGCCGATCACGTAGCGAACCAGCTTATCGACGACGGCATTGCCGAGTCGCGCATCAATACGGTGGGCTTCGGTGAGGAGCGCTTGTTAAACGATGCAAATACTGCACAAGCACATGCGCAAAACCGTCGCGTTGAAGCACATATCTCTGTAACTGAACGCGTAAAAGTAAATCGCAACTAA
- a CDS encoding DUF5610 domain-containing protein has product MKISDLNHIFNQSNRSGLKNKGDAPAQPAINSPRFDSYSSGYGQVGAKVLNDKLAQALGLEQPKQQSKPLFDFEEVVKNVLQFVTGAVKKAKADGANDDKLQEMLAQAREGVQTGIDDAYGELEDAGLLNDEIKTGIEQSQKGIEEGLNEFEQSLFGEQSIGNGVAVSQAQYMQLQNNAEYRFTTAEGDEVVVSLAQNYQAGAAASLFAPGEKQGAGYASEQFEKQELNFTLSVNGELNEDEQQAVNDFMAQLQGVSEDFFSGQYDEAFNKASELQLDNPELVAFSMDLTQTKTRAAIREYERTAPGKEVAKELQPFNESLKEAYKQAGDLGLQNELSGLMLWLNQDKEQEKVQEFIDYSKAMFSQLEQLLKDSPSTPSDDSE; this is encoded by the coding sequence ATGAAAATTAGCGATTTAAATCATATCTTTAACCAAAGCAACCGTTCTGGTTTAAAAAATAAAGGCGATGCGCCGGCACAGCCCGCGATTAACTCTCCGAGGTTTGATAGTTACTCATCGGGTTATGGCCAAGTGGGTGCCAAGGTATTGAATGACAAATTGGCGCAAGCGTTAGGTCTCGAACAACCAAAACAGCAAAGCAAGCCGTTATTTGACTTCGAAGAGGTAGTGAAAAATGTGCTGCAGTTTGTCACTGGTGCGGTGAAAAAAGCGAAAGCCGATGGCGCCAATGACGACAAGTTACAAGAAATGCTGGCGCAAGCGCGCGAAGGCGTGCAAACAGGTATTGATGATGCCTACGGTGAGCTTGAAGATGCTGGGCTACTCAACGACGAAATTAAAACCGGCATTGAGCAGTCACAAAAAGGTATTGAGGAAGGGCTCAATGAGTTTGAGCAATCGCTTTTTGGTGAGCAAAGTATTGGTAATGGCGTAGCGGTAAGCCAAGCTCAGTATATGCAGCTACAAAATAATGCCGAGTATCGTTTTACTACCGCTGAAGGCGATGAAGTGGTCGTTAGTTTAGCGCAAAACTACCAAGCTGGTGCGGCAGCCAGTTTATTTGCCCCCGGCGAAAAGCAAGGGGCTGGCTATGCATCTGAACAGTTTGAGAAGCAGGAATTAAACTTCACGTTATCGGTTAATGGCGAATTAAATGAAGATGAGCAGCAAGCTGTAAATGATTTCATGGCACAACTGCAAGGCGTAAGTGAAGACTTCTTTAGCGGCCAATATGATGAGGCGTTCAATAAAGCCAGTGAGTTGCAGCTAGATAACCCAGAGCTAGTCGCCTTCTCTATGGATCTGACACAAACTAAAACTCGCGCTGCAATAAGAGAGTATGAGCGCACGGCTCCAGGTAAGGAAGTTGCCAAAGAGCTGCAACCTTTCAATGAGTCGCTGAAAGAGGCATACAAGCAAGCGGGTGACTTAGGGCTGCAAAATGAGTTATCGGGGTTGATGCTTTGGCTCAATCAAGATAAAGAGCAAGAGAAAGTGCAGGAGTTTATTGATTACAGCAAAGCGATGTTCTCGCAGCTGGAGCAGCTGTTAAAAGACTCACCATCGACCCCCAGCGATGACAGCGAGTAA
- the trmA gene encoding tRNA (uridine(54)-C5)-methyltransferase TrmA, with protein MPVIDIDTSTYDAQLTEKQQRITTQFSRFGVQQLEVFASPPKHYRQRAEFRVWHDQDELYHIMFDPVSKEKIRVDHFDPGAPLINDLMSALINELKDDELMRRKLFQIDYLTTLSGEALVSLLYHKPLNEQWLAGAKELQARLQQRFNVELIGRARKQKEVLGNDYVIERLQVNGQQYVYQQVENSFTQPNAKVNELMLGWAQDVCAPLNNDLLELYCGNGNFSVALAGSFNRVLATEISKSSVKSAQYNIAANKVTNLDIIRMSSEEFTQAMRQERSFSRLKDIDLQEYNCQTILVDPPRAGMDELTCKLVSEYDNIVYISCNPDTLERDLDRLASTHKVTRFAIFDQFPYTHHIESGVFLTRK; from the coding sequence ATGCCAGTAATTGATATCGATACCAGCACCTATGACGCGCAGCTAACAGAAAAACAACAACGAATCACGACACAGTTTTCGCGCTTTGGTGTGCAACAGCTTGAAGTGTTTGCTTCGCCGCCGAAGCATTACCGTCAACGTGCTGAGTTTAGAGTATGGCATGATCAGGACGAGCTCTACCACATTATGTTTGACCCTGTGAGCAAAGAGAAGATCCGCGTTGATCACTTTGACCCGGGTGCGCCGTTAATCAATGACCTTATGAGCGCGCTTATCAACGAGCTCAAAGATGATGAGTTGATGCGCCGTAAACTGTTTCAAATCGATTACCTCACGACGCTGAGCGGTGAGGCGTTGGTGAGCCTGCTTTACCACAAGCCACTCAACGAGCAATGGCTAGCTGGTGCCAAGGAATTACAAGCAAGATTACAACAACGCTTTAATGTTGAACTCATTGGCCGTGCTCGCAAACAAAAAGAAGTGTTAGGAAATGACTATGTTATCGAGCGCTTGCAGGTAAATGGCCAGCAGTACGTTTATCAGCAAGTAGAAAACAGCTTTACCCAACCCAATGCCAAGGTGAACGAGCTAATGCTGGGCTGGGCTCAAGATGTGTGCGCCCCTTTGAATAATGATTTGCTCGAGCTTTATTGCGGTAATGGTAACTTCTCAGTCGCCTTAGCAGGATCTTTCAATCGTGTATTGGCCACAGAAATTTCGAAGTCATCGGTTAAATCGGCACAATACAATATCGCTGCTAATAAGGTGACTAACCTCGATATTATTCGTATGAGTAGCGAGGAGTTTACCCAAGCTATGCGTCAAGAACGTAGCTTTAGCCGCTTAAAAGACATCGACTTACAAGAGTATAACTGCCAGACCATCTTGGTTGATCCGCCGCGTGCAGGTATGGATGAGTTAACCTGTAAGTTGGTGAGTGAGTATGACAATATTGTCTACATCTCCTGTAACCCAGACACATTAGAGCGCGACTTAGATAGGCTAGCAAGTACTCATAAGGTAACGCGATTCGCGATTTTTGATCAGTTCCCTTACACCCATCATATTGAATCCGGTGTATTTCTCACTCGCAAGTAG
- a CDS encoding thiol:disulfide interchange protein DsbA/DsbL translates to MKKFIALAMMALALPISAIAAQFEEGTHYEVVSDRASRKPEVKEFFSFYCPACNAYEGLLMDVKPKLSKDVDFKKSHVNFMGGRSTENQDMLSQALATAEVLPQKDKLIAAMFSHIHTKRAKFNEVADVKDIFVANGVDGDKFDKLFKGFAIRTKASKMQRDQEYFKEKGALRGVPTFIVNGKYRLLLGRESGVTDPEDIAALINFLAKK, encoded by the coding sequence ATGAAGAAGTTCATTGCTTTAGCCATGATGGCATTGGCGCTGCCCATCAGTGCGATTGCGGCACAGTTTGAAGAAGGCACGCACTATGAAGTGGTTTCGGACAGAGCTAGTCGTAAGCCGGAAGTGAAAGAGTTTTTCTCTTTCTATTGCCCCGCATGTAACGCCTATGAAGGCTTGCTTATGGATGTAAAACCTAAGCTCAGCAAAGATGTTGATTTTAAGAAAAGCCACGTTAACTTCATGGGCGGCCGCAGCACCGAGAATCAAGATATGCTGTCACAAGCACTCGCGACTGCTGAAGTGCTGCCGCAAAAAGACAAGTTGATTGCAGCCATGTTCAGTCATATCCACACTAAGCGCGCTAAGTTTAACGAAGTCGCTGATGTGAAAGATATTTTTGTTGCCAACGGCGTAGATGGCGACAAGTTTGACAAGCTATTCAAAGGCTTTGCTATTCGCACCAAAGCCTCGAAGATGCAGCGCGATCAAGAATACTTTAAAGAAAAAGGGGCCCTACGCGGTGTTCCTACCTTTATTGTTAATGGTAAATATCGCCTACTACTAGGTCGTGAGTCAGGTGTTACCGACCCCGAAGATATTGCCGCACTGATTAACTTTCTTGCGAAAAAATAA
- a CDS encoding thiol:disulfide interchange protein DsbA/DsbL has protein sequence MIKTLKYSLLLLCLPVAAWAADFKAGEHYQVLEAEASEADKVTEFFSFYCPHCFKLEPIVGALEESLPEGVPLVKSHVNFLRIDKDAQNRLTRAYLVAKEEGKDAEVAQAIFDSIHRQREPLQTQESVEALLAEQGIDAQRFAMLAASEPVVNGEKEAVDDQTTYSKLGALTGVPTLIVNDKYKVHVHKVASQQELNELVNYLLEK, from the coding sequence ATGATAAAAACTTTAAAATATTCACTACTACTACTTTGCCTACCTGTTGCCGCTTGGGCAGCTGACTTTAAAGCGGGCGAGCACTATCAAGTACTTGAAGCTGAAGCGTCTGAAGCTGATAAAGTAACCGAATTTTTCTCTTTCTACTGCCCTCATTGCTTCAAGCTTGAGCCCATTGTTGGGGCGCTTGAAGAGTCACTGCCTGAAGGCGTGCCTTTAGTTAAGAGCCATGTAAACTTCTTACGTATTGATAAAGATGCGCAAAACCGCCTAACTCGGGCTTACCTCGTTGCCAAAGAAGAAGGTAAAGATGCCGAAGTAGCGCAGGCGATTTTCGATAGCATTCACCGTCAACGCGAGCCATTACAAACGCAAGAGTCTGTGGAAGCATTGCTCGCAGAGCAAGGCATTGATGCCCAACGTTTCGCTATGCTTGCTGCGAGCGAGCCTGTTGTAAATGGCGAGAAAGAAGCCGTGGATGACCAAACAACTTACTCAAAGCTAGGTGCTTTGACCGGTGTGCCAACACTCATCGTTAACGATAAGTACAAAGTGCATGTGCATAAAGTGGCATCGCAACAAGAGCTAAACGAGCTCGTAAACTATTTATTAGAAAAATAA